From Gemmatimonadaceae bacterium, the proteins below share one genomic window:
- a CDS encoding BatA domain-containing protein, translating into MSFLAPWALLMAAAAAVPLLLHLLRRRTGTRVEFPAVRYLLRAEKEHAREVRLRNFLLMMLRVAIVLAVAMAMARPIGVFPGVGHPPTAVALVVDNSLSSAAAGADGPALTRLIDAARAVLASAGSADAVTLVTADGEASTGAPEELQRMLDALRPLDGAGDVAAALDRARTVLAASEQPERRLVLLTDAQASQWRDIPLGDATVFALPASTTTNRAIARVEVEPPFWNPRGTVRATLRGDSASWRLVLDGRSMARGTASPAAPIVARVQPGGRGWMAGAIELEPDELRLDDVRHFAVHVGEPPALTVDGASGAFVRGAMDALVDAGRARRGSGIFVGSAERAQRPGLLFAPSDPLRVADANRALERAGIPWRFGARQQGSAPLRGAGVDGASARTWYALQLATGAAAAERADTLARTSGAAWAVAGNGYVLIASPADDAATDLPVRAAFVPWLDALIAERLSSAAGIVTEVVPGQRVTVPSGVDALEAPDGTTRVLRAGASIRAPWAAGVHFWRRGEQRAGALVVNPDAAESDLATLTPDSLAASTGAARIVELPERLAQETFSAGGRRALATPLLLLALGLLVAESWIARRARTSSATA; encoded by the coding sequence GTGAGTTTCCTCGCGCCTTGGGCGCTGCTGATGGCCGCCGCGGCGGCCGTGCCGCTGCTGCTGCATCTCCTACGCCGCCGCACGGGAACGCGCGTGGAGTTCCCCGCCGTGCGCTACCTGTTGCGCGCCGAGAAGGAGCACGCGCGCGAGGTGCGGCTTCGCAACTTCCTGCTGATGATGTTGCGCGTCGCCATCGTGCTCGCGGTGGCAATGGCAATGGCGCGACCGATCGGCGTCTTCCCGGGCGTCGGCCATCCGCCCACGGCCGTGGCGCTCGTCGTCGACAACTCGCTGTCGTCGGCGGCAGCGGGCGCCGACGGACCGGCGCTCACGAGGCTCATCGACGCGGCGCGCGCGGTGCTCGCCAGCGCGGGCTCGGCGGACGCGGTCACCTTGGTCACAGCGGACGGCGAGGCCTCCACGGGCGCGCCCGAAGAGTTGCAACGGATGCTCGATGCGCTGCGCCCTCTCGACGGAGCCGGTGATGTCGCCGCAGCCTTGGATCGCGCGCGCACAGTGCTCGCCGCCAGCGAGCAGCCGGAGCGACGGCTCGTGCTGCTGACCGACGCCCAGGCCAGCCAGTGGCGCGACATCCCGCTGGGCGACGCGACGGTGTTTGCGCTTCCCGCCAGCACAACGACGAACCGCGCCATCGCGCGTGTCGAGGTCGAGCCGCCCTTCTGGAATCCGCGCGGCACGGTGCGTGCCACCCTGCGCGGCGACTCCGCATCGTGGCGACTCGTGCTCGACGGCCGCTCGATGGCCCGAGGCACCGCCTCGCCGGCAGCCCCGATCGTCGCCCGCGTGCAGCCGGGTGGTCGTGGCTGGATGGCGGGGGCAATCGAGCTCGAACCCGACGAACTGCGGCTCGATGACGTGCGACACTTCGCCGTGCACGTCGGTGAGCCGCCCGCGCTGACGGTGGACGGCGCCAGCGGCGCTTTCGTGCGCGGCGCAATGGACGCGCTGGTCGATGCCGGTCGCGCGCGCCGCGGCAGCGGCATCTTCGTCGGCAGCGCCGAGCGCGCGCAGCGGCCGGGACTGCTCTTCGCGCCCAGCGACCCCCTGCGGGTCGCGGATGCGAACCGGGCGCTGGAACGCGCCGGAATCCCCTGGCGATTCGGTGCCCGACAGCAGGGCTCCGCCCCGCTGCGCGGCGCTGGCGTGGACGGCGCGTCGGCGCGCACCTGGTACGCATTGCAGCTGGCGACCGGGGCCGCGGCGGCGGAACGCGCCGACACCTTGGCGCGTACATCCGGCGCGGCCTGGGCAGTCGCCGGCAATGGGTACGTCCTGATTGCCTCGCCCGCCGATGATGCCGCCACCGACCTTCCTGTGCGCGCGGCCTTCGTCCCGTGGTTGGACGCGCTGATCGCCGAGCGGCTGTCGTCGGCGGCGGGAATCGTGACCGAGGTAGTGCCCGGACAGCGCGTAACCGTGCCCTCGGGCGTGGATGCACTGGAGGCGCCGGATGGCACGACGCGCGTGCTGCGCGCCGGCGCCTCGATCCGCGCGCCGTGGGCTGCGGGTGTGCACTTCTGGCGCCGGGGTGAGCAGCGTGCCGGCGCGCTGGTCGTGAATCCCGACGCGGCGGAGTCCGATCTCGCGACGCTCACGCCGGACTCGTTGGCGGCGAGTACAGGCGCCGCCCGCATCGTGGAACTGCCGGAGCGGCTCGCACAGGAGACGTTCTCTGCAGGCGGACGGCGCGCCTTGGCCACGCCGCTGCTGTTGCTGGCCCTCGGCCTGCTGGTCGCAGAGTCCTGGATTGCGCGCCGCGCGCGCACGAGCAGCGCGACGGCCTGA
- a CDS encoding DUF4105 domain-containing protein has protein sequence MSDDRRGSERRLGRVALVTVAVLAVAWLALVLLVRPSNDRDWSPDMVRLPAAEFHGDSVTVTNVRNNLYRSVDDFDVRWEDRRYDLQRLESVWFVVEPFSGVPGPAHTFVTFGFGDGEFVGISVELRRERGEHFSPIKGLLRQYELTYVVADERDLIGLRANHRRDSVYLYPVRTTTERMRALFTAMLTRANALAAHPEFYNTLTSTCTTNIVSHINDIAPRRVPLSYKVLLPAFADELAYDIGLLDSELPFEQMRAAHRINQAAAEFADRPDFSVGIRRGLAGGSTGG, from the coding sequence ATGTCGGACGACCGGCGAGGCAGCGAACGGCGCCTTGGGCGCGTGGCGCTGGTGACGGTGGCCGTGCTCGCCGTGGCCTGGCTCGCGTTGGTGCTGCTCGTCCGTCCGTCCAACGACCGCGACTGGTCCCCGGACATGGTGCGCCTGCCGGCCGCAGAGTTCCACGGCGACAGCGTCACCGTCACCAACGTCCGCAACAACCTCTACCGCAGCGTCGACGACTTCGACGTGCGCTGGGAGGATCGCCGCTACGACCTGCAGCGGCTGGAGAGCGTGTGGTTCGTGGTAGAGCCCTTCTCCGGTGTGCCGGGGCCGGCGCACACCTTCGTCACCTTCGGATTCGGCGATGGCGAGTTCGTGGGAATATCCGTCGAGTTGCGCCGCGAACGCGGCGAGCATTTCTCGCCGATCAAGGGCCTGCTGCGCCAGTACGAGCTGACGTACGTGGTCGCCGACGAGCGCGATCTCATCGGGCTGCGGGCCAACCATCGCCGCGACTCCGTCTACCTGTATCCGGTCCGCACGACGACGGAACGGATGCGCGCGCTGTTCACGGCGATGCTCACCAGGGCCAATGCGCTGGCGGCGCATCCGGAGTTCTACAACACGCTGACCAGTACCTGCACGACCAACATCGTCTCGCACATCAATGACATCGCGCCCCGGCGCGTGCCGCTGAGCTACAAGGTGTTGCTCCCGGCCTTCGCCGATGAACTCGCGTACGACATTGGCCTGCTGGACAGCGAGCTGCCCTTCGAGCAGATGCGCGCCGCGCACCGGATCAACCAGGCGGCAGCGGAGTTCGCGGACCGCCCGGACTTCTCCGTGGGGATCCGGCGCGGGTTGGCCGGCGGCAGCACCGGCGGGTAA
- a CDS encoding DUF58 domain-containing protein: MAAPPTDRLRPDLMDPQTLAALGRLEVISRWLVDGMLNGLHRSPRKGFSVEFAEHRPYQPGDDLRFMDWKVAARADRWLIKQFEEETNLRATIVLDVSRSMEWRSADSLLTKRKYAEQLVAAFSLLLIRQRDAVGIIRFDDEIRSVVKPASRTVQWKRILGAIAEPGAGLGSDAGGALRQAATLVKRRGMVVLVSDLLMEPEEVDAAVRVLRAQGNDVTVLHIIDPAERHFTMPVGEALFVDPEQGASLAATPAEVREAYAATVVEAMDEWRALFAASGAFYEPIQTDQPFGVPLRRAFAKRQRLP; encoded by the coding sequence ATGGCCGCACCACCAACGGACCGCCTCCGGCCCGACCTGATGGATCCCCAGACCCTCGCGGCGCTCGGACGCCTCGAGGTCATTTCCCGTTGGCTGGTCGACGGGATGCTCAACGGCCTGCATCGCTCGCCGCGCAAGGGATTCTCCGTGGAGTTCGCCGAGCATCGCCCCTACCAGCCGGGCGATGACCTGCGCTTCATGGACTGGAAGGTCGCGGCCCGCGCCGATCGCTGGCTGATCAAGCAGTTCGAGGAGGAGACCAACCTCCGCGCCACCATCGTGCTCGACGTCTCGCGCTCGATGGAATGGCGCTCGGCCGACAGCCTGCTCACCAAGCGCAAGTACGCCGAGCAACTCGTGGCGGCGTTCTCGCTGTTGCTGATCCGTCAGCGGGATGCGGTCGGCATCATCCGCTTCGACGACGAGATCCGCTCCGTGGTGAAGCCGGCCTCACGCACGGTCCAGTGGAAGCGCATCCTCGGCGCGATCGCCGAGCCCGGCGCGGGCCTGGGCTCCGACGCCGGTGGTGCGCTGCGGCAGGCGGCCACGCTCGTGAAGCGGCGCGGGATGGTCGTGTTGGTGTCCGACCTGCTAATGGAACCCGAGGAAGTGGATGCCGCCGTGCGTGTCTTGCGCGCGCAGGGGAACGACGTGACCGTGCTGCACATCATCGATCCGGCGGAGCGGCACTTCACGATGCCCGTTGGTGAGGCGCTGTTCGTGGATCCGGAGCAGGGCGCGTCGCTTGCCGCGACGCCGGCCGAGGTCCGGGAGGCCTACGCGGCCACGGTCGTTGAAGCGATGGACGAGTGGCGCGCATTGTTCGCCGCCTCCGGCGCGTTCTACGAACCGATCCAGACGGACCAGCCCTTCGGCGTGCCCTTGCGGCGCGCCTTCGCCAAGCGCCAGCGGCTGCCGTGA
- a CDS encoding glycosyltransferase produces MKLSVIFSTYEQPAWLEKVLWGFEAQTYRDFEVLIADDGSSAPTLDVIERVARAVRYPITHVQQPHDGFGKCRILNKAIAKATGEYCFFTDGDCIPRSDLLAVHAANARRGHFISGGYLKLPMATSQAITKDDILAGRATDYAWLRANGTPWSRRLARLRWGPRTAAALDAITPTGATFNGHNSSAWMDDLVAVNGFDERLQWGGLDREIGERLENAGISGRQFRHRALVVHLDHPRGYKNAAGIAANRAIRDEVAAKKLTRAEKGLDQYLGAT; encoded by the coding sequence GTGAAGCTCTCCGTCATCTTCAGCACCTACGAGCAGCCGGCGTGGTTGGAGAAGGTGCTGTGGGGGTTCGAGGCGCAGACGTACCGTGACTTCGAGGTCCTGATCGCGGACGACGGATCCTCGGCACCGACGCTGGACGTCATTGAGCGCGTGGCCCGGGCCGTACGGTATCCCATCACACACGTGCAGCAGCCGCACGACGGCTTCGGAAAGTGCCGGATCCTCAACAAGGCCATAGCGAAGGCGACGGGCGAGTACTGCTTCTTCACCGACGGCGATTGCATTCCGCGCTCGGACCTGCTGGCCGTACACGCGGCGAACGCGCGGCGTGGGCACTTCATCTCCGGCGGCTATCTCAAGCTGCCGATGGCGACGAGTCAGGCCATCACCAAGGATGACATCCTGGCGGGCCGCGCCACCGACTACGCCTGGTTGCGGGCCAACGGCACGCCCTGGTCCCGGCGTCTCGCGCGACTGCGCTGGGGGCCGCGGACGGCGGCGGCGCTCGACGCCATCACGCCGACGGGCGCAACCTTCAACGGCCACAACAGTTCGGCCTGGATGGATGATCTCGTCGCCGTGAACGGGTTTGACGAGCGCCTGCAGTGGGGCGGACTCGACCGCGAGATCGGCGAGCGGCTCGAGAATGCCGGGATCAGTGGGCGGCAGTTCAGGCATCGCGCGCTGGTCGTGCACCTCGACCATCCGCGCGGCTACAAGAACGCCGCGGGCATTGCGGCCAACCGCGCCATTCGCGATGAGGTCGCGGCCAAGAAGCTCACGCGTGCTGAGAAGGGACTGGACCAGTACCTGGGAGCGACCTGA
- the lepA gene encoding translation elongation factor 4 → MTAPSLIRNFCIVAHIDHGKSTLADRLIEATGMLQKREMKAQVLDTLDLERERGITIKLNAVRMSYDAKDGVTYELNLIDTPGHVDFTYEVSRSLAACEGAILVVDASQGIQAQTLSNLFLAMDAGLEIIPILNKIDLPGAEPERRRQEVVDLIGCDPEDVLLVSAKEGLGIPELLEAVVAKVPPPKGNASGPLRALIYDSYYDRYRGAIPSVRVVDGAIKKGMNITFGVSDETYEVLEVGYNQLRQVPAKQLTSGEVGYVVASVKSVKETRAGDTIFDADNPASEPLPGYQAVRSFVFAGIFPTDTQQYEDLRDALEKLQLNDASLNYLPETSTALGFGFRCGFLGLLHMEIVKERLEREFDLDLVTTVPSVEYHVFQTDGEKVLVENPALMPSPSVIDWVEEPYVKARIMVPTDYIGPIMTLGTERRGEYKGMSYIDTTRVEIDWEFPLGEIILDFFDKLKSISRGYASLDYEMLGYRRSDLVRLDMLINGDPIDAFSVIVHRDKSYEWGRKVADKLKDLIPRQLFEVAIQAAIGQKVIARSTVKALRKDVLSKCYGGDISRKRKLLEKQKEGKKRMKQVGSVEIPQEAFLAVLQVE, encoded by the coding sequence GTGACCGCGCCGTCCCTCATCCGCAACTTCTGCATCGTCGCCCACATCGACCACGGGAAATCCACCCTGGCCGATCGCCTCATCGAGGCCACGGGCATGCTGCAGAAGCGGGAAATGAAGGCCCAGGTGCTCGACACGCTGGACCTCGAGCGCGAGCGCGGCATCACGATCAAGCTCAACGCCGTCCGCATGTCCTACGACGCCAAGGACGGCGTCACCTACGAGCTCAACCTGATCGACACGCCGGGGCACGTGGACTTCACCTATGAAGTCTCGCGTTCGCTGGCCGCCTGCGAGGGCGCCATCCTCGTCGTGGACGCGTCACAGGGCATCCAGGCGCAGACGCTCTCGAATCTGTTCCTGGCGATGGACGCGGGACTCGAGATCATCCCGATCCTCAACAAGATCGACCTGCCGGGCGCCGAGCCGGAGCGGCGGCGCCAGGAAGTGGTGGACCTGATCGGCTGCGATCCCGAGGACGTGCTATTGGTGAGCGCCAAGGAAGGCCTGGGCATCCCCGAACTGCTCGAGGCCGTCGTAGCAAAGGTGCCGCCGCCGAAGGGCAACGCCAGCGGCCCACTGCGCGCGCTCATCTACGACTCGTACTACGACCGCTACCGTGGAGCCATTCCCTCCGTGCGCGTGGTGGATGGCGCCATCAAGAAGGGGATGAACATCACCTTCGGCGTGTCCGACGAGACCTACGAAGTGCTGGAGGTCGGCTACAACCAGCTGCGCCAGGTGCCCGCCAAGCAACTCACCTCGGGCGAGGTCGGCTACGTCGTGGCCAGCGTGAAGTCGGTGAAGGAGACCCGTGCCGGCGACACGATCTTCGACGCCGACAATCCCGCCAGCGAGCCGCTCCCGGGCTACCAGGCGGTCCGCTCCTTCGTGTTCGCCGGCATTTTCCCGACCGACACGCAGCAGTACGAAGACCTGCGAGACGCGCTCGAGAAGCTGCAGCTCAACGACGCCTCGTTGAACTACCTGCCGGAGACTTCGACGGCGCTGGGCTTCGGTTTCCGCTGCGGCTTCCTCGGCCTCCTGCACATGGAGATCGTCAAGGAACGCCTCGAGCGCGAGTTCGACCTCGACCTCGTCACGACGGTCCCGAGCGTGGAGTACCACGTCTTCCAGACGGACGGCGAGAAGGTGCTCGTAGAGAACCCGGCGTTGATGCCCTCGCCCAGCGTCATCGACTGGGTCGAGGAGCCCTACGTGAAGGCCCGCATCATGGTCCCCACCGACTACATCGGCCCGATCATGACGCTGGGCACCGAGCGCCGCGGCGAGTACAAGGGCATGTCGTACATCGACACCACCCGCGTGGAGATCGACTGGGAGTTCCCGCTCGGCGAGATCATCCTCGACTTCTTCGACAAGCTCAAGTCCATCAGCCGCGGTTACGCCTCGCTGGACTATGAGATGCTCGGCTACCGCCGCTCGGACCTCGTGCGGCTGGACATGCTGATCAATGGCGATCCGATCGACGCCTTCAGCGTCATCGTGCACCGCGACAAGTCGTATGAGTGGGGCCGCAAGGTCGCCGACAAGCTCAAGGACCTGATCCCGCGGCAGCTGTTCGAGGTGGCCATCCAAGCGGCGATCGGGCAGAAGGTGATCGCGCGCTCCACCGTGAAGGCCCTGCGCAAGGACGTGCTCTCCAAGTGCTACGGCGGCGACATTAGCCGCAAGCGCAAGCTCCTGGAGAAGCAGAAGGAAGGCAAGAAGCGGATGAAGCAGGTCGGCAGCGTGGAGATCCCGCAGGAAGCCTTCCTAGCGGTACTGCAGGTCGAGTAG